The window TTCATTGCGTTTTCCCACGAGTTCAATTTCTGCAGACCAGATCAGGTGAATCGGGATTACGCCAAGATTTACGGCCATAACCGCATTGTACCAGGCAATTGGGTTTACTTCAAGGGAACTCCCAAGCCAGGCTTGGTAAAGAGTGTCTTTAACGGTCCCGAAAAGGAAATCGTGGAAATCAGCTACGATGGTGGAACCTACCAGAAGGTGGAGTGCCCCAAGGTATCCATAGAGAACGAAGAATCCCCCGAAGGCTATCGTCTGCTCCCGGCCCAAAGCGCTCACACCTTGTTGGGTGATTATGTTTATCATGCCATTCGAGACCAGTTTGGAATAGCTGTGGGCCTCGTCAATGATGGTGAAAAGGACAAGCTTGCGGTTTGGCTCAAAGACAGAACCCTTGTGTTCATAACGCTTCCTGGAAGCCATCAGAATCTTTCAAATGACAAACTCCTGGCTGTAGTCCGTGGGAAACTGATGCAGTTGTTCCCGAAGGAAATGACCAAGGTCAATGTGGAAGTGGGGCAGGGAATTGTCTATCTCAATGGACTTGCTCGAAACCTATTGATTAAGCGTGCTTTGAAGGCTTGTGTCAATGGTCTTCCTCAGGTTCGCGGC of the Fibrobacter sp. genome contains:
- a CDS encoding BON domain-containing protein, which produces MDSHIPLLCCCDRCQTLFIAFSHEFNFCRPDQVNRDYAKIYGHNRIVPGNWVYFKGTPKPGLVKSVFNGPEKEIVEISYDGGTYQKVECPKVSIENEESPEGYRLLPAQSAHTLLGDYVYHAIRDQFGIAVGLVNDGEKDKLAVWLKDRTLVFITLPGSHQNLSNDKLLAVVRGKLMQLFPKEMTKVNVEVGQGIVYLNGLARNLLIKRALKACVNGLPQVRGCVDNVRIQSDTYATDAQIEKAILGLFETSSCRYYDYSVDVSFGKVTVKASCSESSYNKELENRIAEIPGILDLSFLVSVEPEDSAESIRQCRLLEMELSKNNLLHGALIRVAYTRKKFLLEGSVRSALQKQVALLTAVKCVRSPAIENRLRLI